TTCGCGGAGTACCGCGACGCGCGTTACGCTCCTCCGCCGCTCCTGAAGCGAATGGTGCTCGCGGGGTACTACGGCAAGAAGTCGGGGAAGGGGTTCTACGACTACTCCACGACCCCGCCCACCCTCAGCGATCTGGGGCTGTGATGTTCGGCTACGACTGGCCTCGCCTGCATGCCGCGCTGAACGACTTTCCCGCGGCGCTCCTGCTCGTTTCGGTGCTGTTCGACATGCTGGGGATCTTCACCAAGCGAGACTCCCTCAAGGCGGCCGGCTTTTGGACGCTGGTCGTCGGGGTGCTGGGGACGGGGGCCGCGATACTAGCCGGCTTGATGGCGGAGGACGTGATCGAGCACAGCGACCAGGCCCATGCGGTGATGGAGACACACGAGACCCTCGGCATCATCGTGCTGGTGCTCTTCGGCCTGCTCGCGCTGTGGCGCATCGTGCGCCGGGGCGTGTGGGGCGAGAAGGAGCAGCCCGTCGCTCTCACCGCGGGCGTGATCGGCGTGGCTCTGATGGTCTACACGTCGAAGATCGGCGGCTCGCTGATGTTCGACCACGCGCTCGGCATCAAGGCGGCGCAAATGCATGAGATCATCGAGCAGCGCGGCGGCGAGCAGCACGAACACGAGGAAGGCGAGGAGGCCCCGGCGCCGGGCGGCGCGACGGGCGCGGACAGCATGAAGGCGATGGCGCCCGACTCGGCGCGGCCGCAAGCCCACACCGACAGCACGCCACACCCGCACCAGTGACAGACGCACAGACGCACAGACGCGCAGCAATGACAGACGCGCCGACGCGCCGACGCGCAGCAATGACAGACGCGCAGACGCGCCGACGCGCAGCAATGACAGACGCGCAGACGCGCCGACGCGCCGACGCGCAGGAGGAGGGTGCGCAGCGGACCATTCGAGCGGCGCTCTGGGTCCTTCTCGCTGCGACGGCGGCCGGCTGCGCCGGGTTGGGAGGGGTGCGGCCACGTTACGGACCGGTGCCCGGCAGCGTCCTGGTACAGCTGGACCAGCCGGCCGACGCGGTGATCCGCGCGCTGGCTACTGAGGTGCAGACCGCGGGTTTGCGGCTACTCTTCGTGTCTCCGGAAGAGGGCTACCTCGAAACCGAGTGGTACGACCTCGGCACCCGCCAGTCGGGCCCGGCGGACGCGCGCGACCTGGACCGGGTCGTGAAGCTCCGATTCTTCGCGGACCCGGTCTCCGGGAAGACTCGACTCTTGGCCGAGTGCGTCACGCGCATGGTGTTCGACCCGAGCATGCCCCAGCGGGAGTTGGAGCGCATGGCACCGGACGGGCACCAGGGCCGGATACTGCTCGATGATGTGCTGCGCAACGCGCGGCGGAGGCTGACACCATGATCGCATCGCGATTCCTCCGAGCGCGACGCCGCGTCGGGTCCATCGTCGTTCTGTCGGTCGGTTCGTCCGTCATCCTGTTTCCGGCCTGCTACCGATCGCCGGCGCGCAGTCGCCCGTTGCCGAGCGCGATCCAGGCCACGACCACCAGGAGCGTGCGCGAAGCATCGAGCGCGGCGCTCGCGGCCTTCAACGACGACGGGATCGGCATCGAGCAGTTCCGTCCGGACACGGGCCTCGTGGAATCCACCTGGTTCGACATCTCGAACCTGGAGACGACCGCGCTCGACTACCCGCGCGACGAGCGCGAGGTGCGCTTCAGGTTCCTCGCGGTCGCCGATACCATGGGCGGCCCGGTGCGGCTCTACCTGGAGGTGACGCAGCACGCGGTCGACGCCTTCGGCAGCCGCCGCCGTGAGCGCGAAGCACCGCGGGACCACCCGGCCATGGACGTGGCGCGACGATTGATGGAGCGGGTGACGGGCCGGCTGGGGAGGTGACGAAACCCTTGCCACCGCCGATCCGCTTGAAGACCGCCGAAGGGCTCGGCGTCGAGCTCAGTCCCTATGCGGGCGCGAAGTCACGCGGACGCCTCCCGCGAGGAGGCTAAAATAGGCACGCATGAGCCTGTTAGATGGTGCGACGAGGATCGTCACGACAAGTGTCCGATAGACTGCGGCACGACTGATCTTCGGCCTTGGCTGCGCGAGCCCCGATTCGAGCTGCAGCTGCACAGAGCGCAGTGTCCGGACGGCGAAATATGGCGCCGCGAGGCAGAACAGCCGGATCCTATACTGATTCCGCGGCAGGCAGGCACAGTAGTCGATGGCGTCCCAGAGGCGGGCCAGAGCCAGCTCCACCAGGGCGTTAAGCGCGGGCGCGGTTGGCCCGGGGCAACCGGCGTCGCCTTGGCCCTGCGCGAGCAGCTCGTGCGGGACGAAGCCCACGCCGCGCTCTGCATCCGCGGCGACGTCCTGGAGGATGTTGGTGACCTGCAGACCCAGCGCGAAGCGCGTCGATAGCGTCCACAGGCGGTCGGTCCGGGCCGATGGCAGGCGGCGCCCATGCAGAACGAACAGTCTCGTCAGGAGATGACCCACCGTGCCGGCAACGTAGTAGCAGTAACGCTCCAGCTCCGCGACGCTATCGAGCATCCGAACCTGGCCGGATCGTGCGGCGAACGACATAACGAAGCTCGCCATACCGTCGCACATCTCCTGGACGCTGGGCCGAATGGCCTCACGCTCCTCGCGCGACAGTCTCCAGTACTCCCGCAGAACGTTATCCGAATCCCGCACGAGCGCCTGGTCCGGCACTGTAGCGCCGGCAAACGCAATGCGGAGCGGTGCCGCGTCCATGCTCGCATCGGCCAGGGTATCGCGAAACCTCGAGAGCAGAATCACCCGTGCCGCGGGTTCCATGTTCGCGGCGTCTTCGATGGTATCCGCGATCCGGCAGAGGAGGTACGCGATGGTGACCGTGTATCCCAGCTCCGGCGGAAGCAGGCGAATGGTCAGCGCAAAGGTCCGAGAAACCTTGGGCAGCATGAGGCGGCAGTAACGCTCGTCATTCACCGCGACAGTCCCGTGAGGCATGCCTCTTCCGGGCCGTATCAATGACCGATGATCACAGCCGTGATCACCGAGCCTGCGAGAATCAGCGTCGCAAGACCCAGCGTTGCCCAGATGATGTAGCGTACGCCACCGAGCGGAAACGGATCGAGCCTCAGCATGCGTCGTATCGCCGCATGGGCCCTTCGAGCCTGCGGGCGGCCCAACGCGGCGCGATGGAACTTGAGGAAGCGGGAAACGGGGCGGCGAAGTTGCATTGGCCGGGCAACGCTGTTGCCGTTCCACTCGTCCCACTCGTGCGCCAGCCGGCGGTCCACCTCGATGTGGATCAGCTCGGCCTTGTTGGCGCGGACGTGAGTGGCGGAAGTGGCCATGAAACGGCGAGTATCACCGCCCGCCGCGCGCTTGTCAACCCAAAGGCGCGGCCGTTAGCTTGCCCGTCGTGCAGACTCCCGCCGGCTTCCGTGGCACCTTCCGCACCGATGACATCGCGCGCGCCCTTTACAGCGAGGGTGCCGGCGTCTTCCGCATCATTCCGGCGGCGGTCGCCGTGCCCTCCGACCTGGACGACGCCGCGCTGCTGGTCCGCTGGGCCGGCGAGACCGGCACGCCGCTGGTGCCGCGCGGGGCGGGGAGCGGCATGCCGGGCGGCAACGTCGGGCCGGGCGTGGTGGTGGACCTGACGCAGGCATTCCGCGAGCCCGTCACGGTAGATGCCGCAAAGCGCACGGCGCGCGCCGGCGCGTCGCTCACCTACCGCGACCTGAACGGAGCCGCTGCCGCACCGGGGCTGCATCTGCCTCCGGATCCGTCGAGCGGCGCGTTCTGCACCCTGGGCGGGATGGTGAGCACCAACGCCGCGGGCGCGCGGAGCCTCAAGTACGGCCCGATCCGCGACTGGGTGGAAGCGATCGAGTTCATCACCGCGGATGGCGAGATAGGCCGAGCGGGGCGCGAGGACCCGCCGCCGGACCTGCTGACGGCCGCCGAG
The sequence above is a segment of the Gemmatimonadales bacterium genome. Coding sequences within it:
- a CDS encoding squalene/phytoene synthase family protein; this translates as MPHGTVAVNDERYCRLMLPKVSRTFALTIRLLPPELGYTVTIAYLLCRIADTIEDAANMEPAARVILLSRFRDTLADASMDAAPLRIAFAGATVPDQALVRDSDNVLREYWRLSREEREAIRPSVQEMCDGMASFVMSFAARSGQVRMLDSVAELERYCYYVAGTVGHLLTRLFVLHGRRLPSARTDRLWTLSTRFALGLQVTNILQDVAADAERGVGFVPHELLAQGQGDAGCPGPTAPALNALVELALARLWDAIDYCACLPRNQYRIRLFCLAAPYFAVRTLRSVQLQLESGLAQPRPKISRAAVYRTLVVTILVAPSNRLMRAYFSLLAGGVRVTSRPHRD
- a CDS encoding DUF2231 domain-containing protein, whose product is MFGYDWPRLHAALNDFPAALLLVSVLFDMLGIFTKRDSLKAAGFWTLVVGVLGTGAAILAGLMAEDVIEHSDQAHAVMETHETLGIIVLVLFGLLALWRIVRRGVWGEKEQPVALTAGVIGVALMVYTSKIGGSLMFDHALGIKAAQMHEIIEQRGGEQHEHEEGEEAPAPGGATGADSMKAMAPDSARPQAHTDSTPHPHQ